The Neorhodopirellula lusitana sequence CGATGGTGACTCCGGCTTCAACAGCCTTCTCAGCGACGAGCTTACCAACCAAAGCAGCAGCGTCACAGTTGCCACCTTGCTTGAGTTGTTCTCGAACTTCTTTGTCACGTGTACTCGCACTGACCAATGTCTTACCGGCTTCGTCATCGACGACCTGGCAAGCAAAATGCTTCAGCGAACGATGGATGCACAGCCGAGGCTGGCCAGCGTCACCACGAAGCTTGTTTCGTACGCTACGTCGACGACGTAAACGCTTGCTTTGAATTTTCTTATTCTTGTCCATAACTCTGACTTCTGTCTATTCGCTAAAGGCTTACAGCTTAGCTGTTTACTTGGTTGCTGACTTACCAGGCTTGA is a genomic window containing:
- the rplR gene encoding 50S ribosomal protein L18 — protein: MDKNKKIQSKRLRRRRSVRNKLRGDAGQPRLCIHRSLKHFACQVVDDEAGKTLVSASTRDKEVREQLKQGGNCDAAALVGKLVAEKAVEAGVTIAQLDRGHNKYHGRVKAFADAAREAGLQF